A genomic segment from Lutzomyia longipalpis isolate SR_M1_2022 chromosome 3, ASM2433408v1 encodes:
- the LOC129794000 gene encoding zinc finger CCCH domain-containing protein 3 gives MEDQVLPVKFKSIHVNPKFRNAHINPSFFTKATVASNIHVNPKFLTLPAAAVPVDPNPTVIHEEATPTPPPIYKTRRKLIRNVGKPAAVKGPQVPSTRLVKISKNKLIRTTSQTPIGVGKKSPVKSSEGGRNLYKIDRRNLTLKMTPPSQRKLRSSFSPKIVTTTNRKLMRIGTSFVSYSPQKISRFNETPKSSHPNTSSKNRKLHFLNINGVLYKSTANKLQKSTPGAVTKTHVSPKKAQDRVLFIRGEKFTVDGNGKRLRKSNASSSALKLTRIHFGGLTYTANKNGTYERTNSHFARTHLSIAKQRSISFLANKMVKSNLPCLIYRRLGKCLARERGRCHRVHDPEQVAVCRKFLKGACKDPKCLLAHKADLSKMPTCKFFLEGCCTASDCPYLHKKLNEKTEICRDFLEGFCKQAEKCPKRHDRICPEVEAKGVCDRPRCPFPHPQKKLMSSSEKVPKKRDPPNVVFKNDKVRYFAEERECEDVELSPEAKERLARTLAKVSKMKRNYWISGQDECGETSISSISNDESVGECVVVPSVPFSRPPIGDLPHFIPL, from the exons ATGGAGGACCAAGTGCTCCCTGTTAAGTTCAAATCCATCCATGTTAATCCCAAATTCCGGAATGCCCACATAAATCCGTCATTTTTCACAAAGGCCACAGTTGCGTCAAATATTCACGTTAATCCCAAATTCCTGACCTTGCCCGCTGCTGCTGTCCCAGTAGACCCAAATCCCACTGTGATCCACGAAGAAGCCACCCCGACACCGCCGCCCATTTACAAGACCCGACGGAAACTCATCCGGAATGTGGGGAAGCCAGCAGCTGTGAAGGGACCCCAAGTGCCAAGTACGAGGCTGGTGAAGATTAGCAAGAATAAGCTCATCCGGACGACGAGCCAGACACCCATTGGGGTGGGCAAGAAGAGCCCCGTGAAGAGCTCCGAAGGCGGGAGgaatttgtacaaaattgaCAGAAGGAATTTAACCCTGAAGATGACACCACCTAGTCAGAGGAAGCTCAGGAGCAGTTTCAGCCCAAAGATTGTTACCACCACCAATAGAAAGTTGATGAGGAT TGGAACTTCCTTCGTGAGCTACTCCCCTCAGAAGATATCACGATTCAACGAAACCCCCAAATCTTCTCATCCGAACACTTCGTCAAAGAACCGGAAGCTCCATTTCCTGAACATTAATGGTGTTCTGTACAAATCCACTgcgaataaattgcaaaaatctaCCCCTGGTGCTGTAACCAAGACGCATGTATCGCCAAAGAAAGCCCAGGATCGTGTGCTATTTATTCGTGGGGAGAAGTTTACGGTGGATGGGAATGGGAAGCGCCTCCGGAAGTCAAATGCGTCATCGTCTGCGCTGAAATTGACACGAATCCACTTTGGTGGCCTAACGTACACGGCTAATAAGAATGGAACGTACGAAAGGACGAATTCTCACTTTGCCCGGACGCATTTGAG CATCGCCAAGCAGAGAAGTATCTCCTTTTTGGCCAATAAAATGGTCAAGAGTAACCTGCCATGCCTCATCTATCGTCGTCTGGGGAAGTGTCTGGCACGTGAGAGGGGGCGCTGCCATCGGGTACATGATCCGGAACAAGTAGCTGTTTGCCGGAAATTCCTCAAGGGTGCATGCAAAGACCCCAAATGCCTCCTGGCGCACAAAGCTGACCTGTCCAAGATGCCAACGTGCAAATTCTTCCTGGAAGGATGCTGTACAGCCTCAGATTGCCCCTATTTGCACAAGAAGCTCAATGAGAAGACAGAAATCTGTCGAGACTTCCTCGAGGGGTTCTGCAAACAAGCCGAAAAG tGCCCCAAACGTCATGATCGCATCTGTCCGGAAGTCGAAGCAAAGGGCGTTTGTGATAGACCGCGCTGTCCCTTCCCGCATCCGCAGAAGAAGTTAATGAGTTCAAGTGAAAAAGTGCCCAAAAAACGCGACCCACCGAATGTTGTGTTCAAAAATGACAAAGTGCGCTACTTTGCTGAAGAACGCGAGTGCGAGGATGTTGAATTGAGTCCAGAGGCGAAGGAACGTCTAGCCAGGACATTGGCAAAAGTCagcaaaatgaaaaggaaCTACTGGATCAGTGGGCAGGATGAATGTGGTGAGACTTCCATTTCTTCCATTTCCAATGATGAATCCGTGGGGGAGTGTGTTGTTGTGCCAAGTGTTCCCTTCAGTAGGCCTCCCATTGGGGATCTACCCCATTTTATTCCACTCTGA